Part of the Siniperca chuatsi isolate FFG_IHB_CAS linkage group LG6, ASM2008510v1, whole genome shotgun sequence genome, GTCAGTAAAAGAAATGTGGCAGACACtcacacaatccacacactacatacaattgcAACCTATCTGCTCCCACagatgctgaaaaaaactcGTATTTTGGAACCTAAATGTTGGCAGACTGTATAAGTTTTAACACACTGTCAGCCTCACCACTCAGTTATAATGATGTTATGGAATATGTTTTCTGGAGTTACTTTCCATTCCACTAGTATTTCACAATGGGTTTATAAAGGGATTACCACTCTGCTGCCAACATCCAGaggggtggggagagagaggaattgtgtatgtctttgtgtgtcatATGAAACCCATAGGCAGGTCAGGCCAGGCAAGTGAGACTTATGCAGACGATGTGATGGACTGAGTTATTGTGATGCACTGAGTCGTAGCCTTCTGCTATGGTGAGTGACCTTTTACAGGCATTTACTCAAAGACACTAGTAGCTGGATATACTGTGCTATATGTCTGTTGATTGGATTGCTCATATTTTATTCAGCCTGTTTATGTGCAGGTATTGTCTTCTACAGAGcagtatgtttatttattagtattCTGTTTCCTCACTCTGTATAAATGGACCATTTGAGTGCATTTTGTAGTGCTATTTGCTGACTTTTGAGAGCCTGcaattgttttccttttcatgcattttaaaatgtctctcATGAGGTCTTATGATTACAATAGACTTTCAATTTCTCTGTTTCGCTGTTTTCATTTACAATGCATGAAATAGCAAGAGAGCGAAACAACCTCAGATATAAAACTGACTCATAGCAATTAggggatttttttgtgtgtgctggcaTATGATTTAAAAACCTAACTACTTGCAAGGCACAGTCAAACCATGGTAAATCGAACTGTTTCAACTGAATACAGACCCAGTCCTTTGAGGATTATCTTGGAGCTCGAGCTTTAATTTTACTGCTACGCTGGGTCAATTAGAGTTTGTAACTGTAATTCCACTCATTTAGAGTGTTTGATTACTGCTGTTGAAGGGGAATTGagtttaattaatttgtctCACTGCCTgcctctttgtctctccctctcattcttGCTGGCCTCCTAtcctccctccccctttccttttcttcttcccattctttctctttcctcaggTGTCTGGCCCAGTGATTTGACCCCAgacaggagcaggaggaagcagTAGAAAAGAAGGCCATGGGGGTGAGCCTGGTCCAGGATGTCAGCTGGctcctgcctttcctgtttTTGCTACTGATGATCACAGTGTCACACTGCCAAGGTCAAGGATGTCCCCAGCGTTGTGAGTGCATTGCAAAACTCAAGACTGTTTCTTGTTATGGTAAACGCCTGTCCGCACTGCCAGATGGCATCCCACTGGACACCAAGATCCTGGACCTAAGTGGAAATAAACTTCGCTGGGTAGAGCACGGTGACCTGCTTCCATATCAACGTCTTGAAAAGCTGGACCTGAGTGAGAACATGATCAGTGTCTTGGAACCGAATGCCTTTTCTAGTCTCCAGAACCTGCAGTCGCTTTCACTGAGGGGTAACCAATTAAAACTGGTCCCCATGGGGGCTTTCTCACATCTCTCCAACCTAACTTCATTGGACCTCAGTGGGAATAAGATTGTAATTCTTTTGGACTTTACTTTCCAAGACCTGAAAAGTCTAAAAAACCTGGAAGTTGGAGACAATGATTTGGTTTATATTTCCAACAAGGCCTTTCTGGGTCTAGTGGGGCTGAGGGAGCTGACCATTGAGCGGTGCAACCTGACTtctgtgtccagccagtctttGTCTTACCTGCATAATCTGGTGACTCTGCGGCTCCGCTACCTCAGTATCTCCAGTTTAGAGGACCAGAACTTCCGTAAGCTGGGAAACCTGAAGGGCCTTGAGATCGATCACTGGCCCTTTTTGGAGTACATTTCCCCTCACAGCCTGCAGGGTCTTAACTTATCTTGGCTGTCTATTACGCACACCAACATCACCTCTGTGCCCACCTCTGCCCTACGCACTCTGGCTCACCTCACCAGCCTCAACCTCTCCTACAACCCTATCTCTGTGTTGGAGTCCTGGGCTCTGCGGGACCTTGTTAGGCTGAAGGAGCTGCATCTGGTCAACACAAACCTGGTAGTAGTGCAGCCATATGCGCTGGGTGGTCTAAGGCAAATCCGCCTTCTTAATCTCTCTGCTAACAACCTGGTGACCCTGGAAGAGGGAGCCTTTCAGTCTGTCAACACTCTGGAGACGATGCGTTTGGATGCGAACCCTCTGGCCTGTGACTGCCGCTTGCTATGGATCCTTCAGCGCAGGAAGACCCTCAATTTTGACGGCGCTTCCCCAGTGTGTATGACGCCGGTTGAGGTGCAGGGACGGGCTCTCAATGCTTTCTCTGACTCAGCTCTCTTTGATCACTTTACTTGCCAGAAGCCCAAAATCCGCAACAGGAAACTGCAGCAGATATCTGCCCGTGAGGGGCAGGTTGTGTCATTCATTTGTAGAGCAGAAGGTGAGCCAACACCAGTGGTATTCTGGATCTCTCCTCAACGCCGCCGCATCACCACAAAGAGCAGCGGCCGCCTAACTGTGTTACCAGAAGGCACATTAGAAATACGGTACGCCCAGGTAACAGATAGTGGAACCTACATCTGCATAGCCAGCAATGCTGGTGGAAATGACACCTATTTTGCCACACTTACAGTTAGTGGGCTGCCACTAGATGTAGCCCTTATGGCCAATCGCACTTACTATGCTGGGGACCTTAATGACACAAATCTGAATGACACCAGAGTCTTCTTGAAGTTTACTCTGGATCTCAAGACAATCCTCATATCCACAGCTATGGGCTGTATCATGTTCCTGGGTGTAGTTCTCTTCTGTTTcattctgctgtttgtgtggaGTCGAGGGAGAGGGCAGCACAAGAACAATTTCTCAGTGGAATATTCCTTCAGAAAGGTGGATGGACCCGCTGCCAGTGGAGGACAGGGTGGGGGGCGCAAgttcaacatgaaaatgatctGATTATTCGGATCTGTTTCTCTCATTAGTATTCTTCCCCAGATACTGTTTACAAGCAGTCTCTACATAAAGGACATAAAGGGACAAGACACTGGAATGGACCTTTGTGGTtgcaaaacattaaatacaattatttataGGACATTTTATTGAGACAAGGTTTTGTTATtgaaactactgtatatatgagAGAAAGGAAATCTGTATGGATTTGGTATATTTCTATTGCTttgttgtgtgttcacattatTGTGCAGAAAAGGAAAACT contains:
- the lingo3a gene encoding leucine-rich repeat and immunoglobulin-like domain-containing nogo receptor-interacting protein 3a, producing the protein MGVSLVQDVSWLLPFLFLLLMITVSHCQGQGCPQRCECIAKLKTVSCYGKRLSALPDGIPLDTKILDLSGNKLRWVEHGDLLPYQRLEKLDLSENMISVLEPNAFSSLQNLQSLSLRGNQLKLVPMGAFSHLSNLTSLDLSGNKIVILLDFTFQDLKSLKNLEVGDNDLVYISNKAFLGLVGLRELTIERCNLTSVSSQSLSYLHNLVTLRLRYLSISSLEDQNFRKLGNLKGLEIDHWPFLEYISPHSLQGLNLSWLSITHTNITSVPTSALRTLAHLTSLNLSYNPISVLESWALRDLVRLKELHLVNTNLVVVQPYALGGLRQIRLLNLSANNLVTLEEGAFQSVNTLETMRLDANPLACDCRLLWILQRRKTLNFDGASPVCMTPVEVQGRALNAFSDSALFDHFTCQKPKIRNRKLQQISAREGQVVSFICRAEGEPTPVVFWISPQRRRITTKSSGRLTVLPEGTLEIRYAQVTDSGTYICIASNAGGNDTYFATLTVSGLPLDVALMANRTYYAGDLNDTNLNDTRVFLKFTLDLKTILISTAMGCIMFLGVVLFCFILLFVWSRGRGQHKNNFSVEYSFRKVDGPAASGGQGGGRKFNMKMI